The proteins below are encoded in one region of Candidatus Methylomirabilota bacterium:
- the gmk gene encoding guanylate kinase: MRRRGTLFVVSAPSGAGKTTLCREARLAVPGLAYSVSVTTRAPRGGEIDGVDFRFVDEREFRAMLARGEFAEWATVHGHLYGTPARPLEEALRGGNDVLLDIDTQGAAQVRARYPEAVLIFIVAPSMKELEQRLRERRSDNEQEIARRLARAREEIALWRRYDYLLVNRDVKEAMEQLASIIQAERSRTARLGLAFPDLEVPH; encoded by the coding sequence ATCCGGCGGCGCGGCACGCTGTTCGTCGTCTCGGCGCCGTCGGGCGCGGGCAAGACGACGCTGTGCCGCGAGGCGCGCCTGGCCGTGCCCGGCCTCGCCTACTCGGTCTCGGTGACGACGCGGGCGCCGCGCGGCGGCGAGATCGACGGCGTGGACTTCCGCTTCGTGGACGAGCGCGAGTTCCGCGCGATGCTCGCGCGCGGCGAGTTCGCCGAGTGGGCGACCGTGCACGGCCACCTCTACGGCACCCCCGCGCGCCCGCTCGAGGAGGCGCTCCGCGGCGGCAACGACGTCCTGCTCGACATCGACACGCAGGGCGCCGCGCAGGTCCGCGCCCGCTATCCCGAGGCGGTGCTCATCTTCATCGTCGCGCCGTCCATGAAGGAGCTGGAGCAGCGGCTGCGGGAGCGGCGCTCCGACAACGAGCAGGAGATCGCGCGGCGCCTGGCGCGCGCGCGCGAGGAGATCGCGCTCTGGCGGCGCTACGACTACCTGCTGGTGAACCGTGACGTCAAGGAGGCCATGGAGCAGCTGGCCTCGATCATCCAGGCCGAGCGCAGCCGCACGGCGCGGCTCGGCCTGGCATTCCCCGACCTGGAGGTACCACATTGA
- a CDS encoding YicC/YloC family endoribonuclease, producing the protein MSPTPRAAVPSLRSMTGFGRAEVAGPTASLTVEARSVNHRHLDIAVRVPRALAAFELDVRRLVQTRLERGRVEVTVQLTPAPGASSQTVGVDAALAAEYVARARELGNTLGVPGDVTLAWLLERPGVVRLDEAQAPAPEAAWPILAEAVGRALDALVARRAAEGEALAAELGALRADLQERVALITARMPAAVARYEERLRERIRGLLAGAAMDEGRVLTEVAIWAEKTDVQEELARLRAHLTELGQVLERGGPAGRALDFLMQELNREVNTIASKADDLEVSQAALAAKGVVEKMREQAQNLE; encoded by the coding sequence ATGAGTCCCACCCCGCGCGCGGCCGTTCCGTCCCTCCGGAGCATGACGGGCTTCGGCCGGGCCGAGGTCGCCGGGCCGACGGCGAGCCTGACCGTCGAAGCGCGCAGCGTGAACCATCGCCACCTCGACATCGCGGTCCGCGTGCCGCGCGCCCTCGCCGCCTTCGAGCTCGACGTGCGCCGGCTGGTGCAGACGCGGCTCGAGCGCGGCCGCGTCGAGGTCACCGTCCAGCTCACGCCGGCGCCGGGCGCGTCGTCGCAGACGGTCGGCGTGGACGCGGCGCTCGCCGCCGAGTACGTCGCGCGTGCGCGCGAGCTCGGCAACACGCTCGGCGTCCCGGGCGACGTGACGCTCGCGTGGCTCCTCGAGCGCCCGGGCGTCGTGCGGCTCGACGAGGCCCAGGCGCCCGCCCCGGAGGCCGCGTGGCCGATCCTGGCCGAGGCGGTCGGCCGGGCGCTCGACGCGCTCGTCGCGCGCCGGGCCGCCGAGGGCGAGGCGCTCGCCGCCGAGCTCGGCGCCCTCCGCGCCGACCTCCAGGAGCGGGTGGCCCTGATCACGGCGCGCATGCCCGCCGCGGTCGCGCGCTACGAGGAGCGGCTCCGCGAGCGGATCCGCGGCCTCCTCGCCGGCGCCGCGATGGACGAGGGGCGCGTCCTCACCGAGGTCGCGATCTGGGCCGAGAAGACCGACGTGCAGGAGGAGCTCGCGCGGCTCCGCGCCCACCTGACCGAGCTCGGCCAGGTCCTCGAGCGGGGCGGCCCCGCGGGCCGCGCGCTCGACTTCCTCATGCAGGAGCTCAACCGCGAGGTCAACACGATCGCCTCGAAGGCCGACGACCTCGAGGTGAGCCAGGCGGCCCTCGCCGCGAAGGGCGTCGTCGAGAAGATGCGCGAGCAGGCGCAGAATCTTGAGTAG
- the rpoZ gene encoding DNA-directed RNA polymerase subunit omega encodes MAFPSLEGALNKVSNRYMLVVLAAKRARQLNRGAPPRVASHHKKPTSSALEEIAAAKVEFRVKEEGETPKA; translated from the coding sequence ATGGCGTTCCCCTCGCTCGAAGGAGCCCTCAACAAGGTGTCGAACCGCTACATGCTCGTCGTCCTCGCGGCCAAGCGGGCGCGGCAGCTCAACCGCGGCGCGCCCCCGCGCGTCGCGAGCCACCACAAGAAGCCCACGAGCAGCGCGCTCGAGGAGATCGCGGCGGCCAAGGTCGAGTTCCGCGTGAAGGAAGAGGGGGAGACGCCGAAGGCATGA